AGTTGGTAACATAAATTGATACAAAAGGACTCGAGATTGTGCAAAACACGTTACCGGGGCCGCGTCCAAAATTCTCTCTTAACAACCTTCCTATATATCCGCTTATTTCTTTTTCGAGCAATGAAACTTCCATAATATACCTCGCAATGCAATTTACTCCTCTAATACTATTCCCCCATCCAGGAGTGCAAAAACCCTCAACACATTGTATATAATTTAAGAATATATTGCAGATTTATGTATTATTCTTGTAGTTTTGTCTTTAAAAGCTTTTTTCAAAAGCGTTGTCATCCTCAATCGAGCTTGAAAAAAAGTGACCTTGCTCTTACTGGAAAAAGGCCTGGCTAAACGTTCCCCATTCATCCCTTATCCCAATATTGATAGGGCCACTTTCCTATATCCATTAATAAAATTCGGTTTCCCCCTGCCACAAATACTCCTTAAGCGGCAAAGATCTTTCTGTGTTGAATTTAATTCCTTCTGATTCCAGCAAAAATTTCTGGGTATTGAATGATTCTTCATCTCGAAGGCCGATTTCACCTTTTGAATTGATCACTCTATGCCATGGAAGGTTGTATTTA
This portion of the Mesobacillus sp. S13 genome encodes:
- a CDS encoding MGMT family protein, with the translated sequence MTDFTIKVIRIIQAIPVGKVMTYGQIAKSAGSPRSARQVVRILHSMSDKYNLPWHRVINSKGEIGLRDEESFNTQKFLLESEGIKFNTERSLPLKEYLWQGETEFY